The window ACTGGTCAGCCTGGCCCTCGATCAGGTCAACCTGCGCCAGGGCGTGCTGCGGGTGATGGGCAAGGGCAGCAAGGAGCGCCTGGTGCCCATGGGCGAAGAGGCGGTGCTTTGGTTGCAACGCTACCTGCGCGATGGCCGCGCCGAACTGCTCAATGGCCGCCCCAGCGATGTCTTGTTCCCCAGCCAGCGTGGCGAGCAGATGACCCGCCAGACCTTCTGGCATCGCATCAAGCATCATGCGCGGGTCGCCGGTATCGACAAACCGCTGTCGCCGCATACCCTGCGCCATGCCTTCGCTACTCATCTGCTCAACCATGGTGCCGACCTTCGCGTGGTGCAGATGCTGCTGGGCCATAGTGACCTTTCGACCACGCAGATCTACACCCATGTCGCCAAGGCCCGCCTGCAGCAATTGCATGCCCAGCACCACCCGCGTGGATGAATGTTTTTCATGTTCCGCCGACTGGTCCTTGCAAGGCCCTTCACTGGCGGTGTGATGTGGTAGGCTTGAGCGGTTTGCACCAAGGGCCGCACGGTCACCGCGTATTTTCCGCAGGTGGCGCCCTCCGGCCCCTGTCCGCCTTCAGGAGTTCCCATGCGCGTGACCCAGTTTTTCGCCGCCGCCGCGTTGGCGCTGGCCAGTACCTTTGCCGCTGCCGCGGCAACCGATAGCAATGCTGCTGCCGAGCAGGCCATCCGTAAGTCATTGCAGAACCTCGAGCTGGAAGTGCCCGTCGAAAGCGTGGCCAGCAGCCCGGTCAGTGGCCTGTATGAAGTCAAGCTGCAGGGCGGCCGCGTGCTGTATGCCAGCGGCGACGGCCAGTTCGTGATGCAGGGCTACCTGTTCCAGATCCAGGACGGCAAGCCGGTCAACCTCACCGAGAAGACCGAGCGCCTGGGCATTGCCAAGCTCATCAACGGCATTCCAGCCGCCGAGATGGTGGTTTATCCTGCCAAAGGCGAGACCAAGTCGCACATCACCGTGTTCACCGACACCACCTGCCCGTACTGCCACAAGCTGCACGCCGAGGTGCCCGAGCTCAACCGCCGCGGTATCGAAGTGCGCTATGTCGCCTTCCCGCGTCAGGGCCTCGGTTCGTCGGGTGACCAGCAGTTGCAGGCCGTCTGGTGTTCCAGCGACCGCCGTGCGGCGATGGACAAGATGGTCGAGGGTGAGGAAATCAAGGCCGCCAAGTGCGCCAACCCGGTCAGCAAGCAGTTCCAGCTGGGCCAGTCGATCGGCGTCAACGGCACGCCGGCGATCGTCCTTGAAAGCGGCCAGGTCATTCCGGGCTACCAGCCGGCACCGCAGGTCGCCAAGCTGGCATTGGCCAAGTAATCCAATTCAGTACGCCGTCGTCATGGGGTGACGGCATGTTTCACGGTCGGCATAGGTGCCGGCCGTTCAATGGGGAGTTCACAGTGAAACCGGTCAAAGTAGGCATCTGTGGGTTGGGGACCGTCGGTGGCGGAACCTTCAATGTACTTCAGCGCAACGCCGAGGAGATCGCCCGCCGTGCCGGGCGCGGTATTGAAGTGGCACAGATTGCCATGCGCTCGCAGAACCCGAACTGCCAGATTACCGGTACCCCCATTACCGCTGATGTGTTCGAAGTTGCGAGCAACCCGGAGATCGACATTGTCATCGAGCTGATCGGTGGCTACACCGTGGCCCGCGAACTGGTGCTCAAGGCCATCGAAAACGGCAAGCACGTGGTCACCGCCAACAAGGCGCTGATTGCCGTGCACGGCAACGAAATCTTCGCCAAGGCCCGCGAGAAGGGCGTGATCGTCGCCTTCGAAGCGGCCGTGGCCGGTGGCATCCCGGTGATCAAGGCCATCCGCGAAGGCCTGTCGGCCAACCACATCAACTGGCTGGCCGGCATCATTAACGGCACCGGCAACTTCATCCTCACCGAAATGCGTGAGAAGGGCCGCGCCTTCCCGGACGTGCTGGCCGAAGCCCAGGCGCTGGGTTACGCCGAAGCCGACCCGACCTTCGACGTTGAAGGCATCGATGCCGCGCACAAGCTGACCATCCTGGCCTCGATCGCTTTCGGCATCCCGCTGCAATTCGACAAGGCCTACACCGAAGGCATCACCCAGCTGACCACTGCTGACGTGAACTATGCCGAGGCCCTGGGCTACCGCATCAAGCACCTGGGTGTGGCCCGCCGCACTGCCGAAGGTATCGAGCTGCGCGTACACCCGACGCTGATCCCGGCCGACCGCCTGATCGCCAACGTCAACGGCGTGATGAACGCCGTCATGGTCAACGGCGACGCTGCCGGCTCCACCCTGTACTACGGCGCCGGTGCCGGC of the Pseudomonas asiatica genome contains:
- a CDS encoding DsbC family protein, which codes for MRVTQFFAAAALALASTFAAAAATDSNAAAEQAIRKSLQNLELEVPVESVASSPVSGLYEVKLQGGRVLYASGDGQFVMQGYLFQIQDGKPVNLTEKTERLGIAKLINGIPAAEMVVYPAKGETKSHITVFTDTTCPYCHKLHAEVPELNRRGIEVRYVAFPRQGLGSSGDQQLQAVWCSSDRRAAMDKMVEGEEIKAAKCANPVSKQFQLGQSIGVNGTPAIVLESGQVIPGYQPAPQVAKLALAK
- a CDS encoding homoserine dehydrogenase; amino-acid sequence: MKPVKVGICGLGTVGGGTFNVLQRNAEEIARRAGRGIEVAQIAMRSQNPNCQITGTPITADVFEVASNPEIDIVIELIGGYTVARELVLKAIENGKHVVTANKALIAVHGNEIFAKAREKGVIVAFEAAVAGGIPVIKAIREGLSANHINWLAGIINGTGNFILTEMREKGRAFPDVLAEAQALGYAEADPTFDVEGIDAAHKLTILASIAFGIPLQFDKAYTEGITQLTTADVNYAEALGYRIKHLGVARRTAEGIELRVHPTLIPADRLIANVNGVMNAVMVNGDAAGSTLYYGAGAGMEPTASSVVGDLVDVVRAMTSDPENRVPHLAFQPDSLSAHPILPIEACESAYYLRIQAKDHPGVLAQVASILSERGINIESIMQKEAEEQDGLVPMILLTHRVVEQRINDAIVALEALQDVIGKVVRIRVEQLN